TTGAGAACCCAGTGCAATATGGCAATGATGATGCCATCGGAAGCGGACCTTTTGTACTAGAAAGATTCCAGACAGGTGAAGAACTGGTACTTTCCAGGTTCGACGATTATTTTGAGCCGGTACACATTGATGGATACATCTTCCAGATTTTCGCATCTCCGGAAGGGGTTTTAACCGCTCTTGAGCTTGGAAATGTAGATTTGGTATCCTACGACTTAGTGCCTGCCCATACAGAGCAAATTTCAAACAATGAGGGTGGTATCTACGATCACCTAGAACTGACAGAAGCAGATGATATTGGTTTCTTCTACCTAGGAATGAATCTGGACAGAGCGCCTTTTAGCAATAGAGAGTTCAGAATCGCTATGGCGCATCTGATGGACTATGATCTAGCGCTGGACGTACACTTAAATGGATATGGAGCTCGCGGTGGTGGTGGCTTAACCATTGTAGAGGCCAATGAATTCTGGCATAATCCGGAAGTACCTATTTATGACACTTACGATCCGGAAAGAGCCCGGGAAATTCTGATTGAAGCTGGATTCACCTGGGATAGCGAAGGCAAACTTCGAATGCCGGCGGAATAAAATTTCATCGAACACCTTTTTTACCAACACCATAAACATGAAAGTCGAGATCTCGGCTTTCATGTTTTACTTCATACCCCCTTATTTCGCCATTTTATTTCTTTTTATTTGAAGCATACAAAGTCTTGCATCAGCAGTCAGCAGGATGCAAAGCATCATAATCCTCTAAAAGGAAGGTGATCGTTTGTTAACTTATTTTTTACGTCGATTACTGGTTATGTTACTAATGATTTTCTTAGTGGCTACCATGATCTTTTGTCTGTTCCGAACCATGCCGGGAAATCCGACGGCTTTTGTAGTGGATCCATCTATCCCGCCGGAAGCAAGGCAACAACTGGAGGAACGTTATGGACTGGACGGCAGTCTTTGGGATCAGTACAAAGTATTTATTTCAGATTTAGTACGATTGGATTTTGGCAATTCTTTCTTCTACAATCGCCCAGCCATTGACATTATCAAAGAAAAGCTGGCGGCAACCTTAATTCTGATGCTGACAGCAATGGTATTTGCCTATACCATCGGTGTTTTTGGAGGTGCTTGGATGGCTTGGAGAAGAGGCTCCCGGTTAGAGTCCTTGGGAATTACCGTTTCGCTTATTTTTCGATCAGCGCCTACGTTCTGGGTAGGACTGATGATGATTCTTCTGTTCTCTGTAAAGTTGGGCTGGTTTCCCGCCCAGGGAATGCGGACCGCCGGAACCGGTGGAGGTACCTTTGCAGAAATGTTTTTATCCCTAGATTTTTTGAAACATCTTATTCTTCCCAGTCTGGTAGCCGGCCTTTACTTTGTGGCAACGCCCATGTTGATTATGCGAAACAGCATGCTGGAAGTTATGTCGGAAGACTATATTGAAATGGCTCGAGCAAAAGGGACAAAGGAAAGAAATATTCTGTACCGTCATGCTGCTCGGAATGCTTTATTACCGGTAGTAACCGCCGGAGCACTTTTTATTGGTTCTTCCATTGGTGGGCAAGTACTGATAGAAGTTGTTTTCAGTTGGCCGGGATTGGGCCGAGAAATTGTGACAGCTGTTACACGACATGATTACCCCTTGGCGCAGGGATGTTTTATTATTATTTCCGCCATGGTAATGTTTATGAATCTAGTAGCAGATATGCTATACGCATGGTTAGATCCGCGTATTTCTTACAAATAATCGGAAAAAGAGAGGTGAAAGCATGAACGTTGCAGCATTAGAGAAGAAAGGGAACAGCAAAAGTGTTTTCAGGCTGTTTATAAAAAATTTACGTCGGGATAAATTGGCACTGGTAGGGGTCGTTTTACTGATCTTCTTTTTAACAGTGGCCGCCTTTGCAGATGTGATCGCTCCTCACGGACCCAGAGATCGGCATTATGATGATGAAGGCAGCATTCGTCGTTTGGAACCGCCTTCCCGTGCCCATCCTTTTGGAACTACTGATGTAGGTCGTGATATTTTTTCTCAGGTAGTACTGGGAACCAAAACCGCCTTAATGGTAGGGCTGTTGGCCGCATTGCTGGTAACCGTTATCGGTTCCGTGGTGGGAATTATTGCAGGTTATTATGGAGGATGGGTAGACACTATGATTATGAGGGTGGTTGACTTTTTCTATGCCATTCCCTTTATTCCTTTTGTCATTGTATTATCGGCTGTGATGAGGCCGAGTATTTGGAATGTTATTCTGGCGGTGTCCATGCTTTCCTGGCGGACCGTGGCAAGATTGGTACGCTCTCAGGTCCTTTCCATTGCCAAAAGACCCTATATTAAAGCAGGACGGGTAGCAGGCGCCAGCGATTTAAGGCTGATGTTCAAATATATTCTGCCAAACGTAGTGCCGCTCATTTTGCTGGAAATGGCGTTTATGGTAAACTGGGCGATTGCCGCTGAAGCGAGTATTGCTTTTCTTGGTTTTGGAGATCCAGCCGTTCCCAGCTGGGGGCAAATCTTGCACATTGTCTTTAGTACCGGTAACTCCCGTGTAGCCTGGTGGTGGATTACAGCTCCCGGTGTTGCCATTGTTCTATTGCTTCTGTCTATTTTCTTTTTAGCCAGAGCCCTAGAAGAAGTCGTAGATCCAAGATTGAGGAGGCGATAACATGGCACTATTGGATGTCAGAAATGTGAGTATTGAATATACCACAGAAGACGGTGTACTAAAGGCGGTCGAAGACGTTTCTTTTTCCTTGGAAGTGGGAGAAAGCGTTGGTTTGGTTGGTGAGAGTGGTTGTGGAAAAACGACACTGGCAAAATCTGTGATGAGACTCCTTTCTAAAAATGGTCGTATCAGCGAAGGCCAGATGATGTTTAAGGGAGAAGACTTAGTCACAAAAAGTGAAGAAGAAATCCGAAAGCTTCGCTTAAAAGAGATTGCAATGGTCGCTCAAAGTGCTATGAATGCGCTGAATCCGGTGTATACCGTTGGAGATCAGTTGATTGAAGGGATACAGATTCATACGGATATGAGTCGGGAGCAGGCCAGAGAACGTGCCATCGAAGTATTTAAAATGGTTGGACTGGAAGCAAAACGGCTGAAAAGCTATCCTCATCAGATGAGTGGTGGAATGAAACAGCGAGCCATTATTGCCATGGCCTTAACCCTTAACCCTTCATTGATTATTGCGGATGAGCCGACCACCGCATTGGATGTAGTGGTTCAAGATCGGATCTTACAGCAGGTAATTGAAATCCAGAAAAAGATCAACAGCTCCATGATCCTTATCACCCACGATATTTCCGTTGTTTCGGAAACCTGTGAAACCATTATTGTTATGTATGGCGGAAAAGTAATGGAAAAAGCTTCTACGAAAGCCTTCTTTACGAAGCCGGTACATCCCTATTCCTTAGGACTTAACAATGCTTTTCCCAGCATTCATGAAATTGGCGAAGAACTGATTTCGATACCAGGATCTCCGCCTAATTTGATGCAAAAGCAGGTTGGATGTCGTTTCCGTGCTCGATGTCCTTTCCGGACAGAAATTTGTATGGAAGAACAGCCTCCTTTGGAAGAAGTGGCACCTAATCATTTTTCTGCTTGTCATCACAATAAAGAGGTGGAAAGATTCCGGGAAGAGAGCCAGAAAAGGGAAACCTGGGAAAAAGTAAGAGAACGGATTATTGAAGAAATAAGGAGGGATGTCTCTTGAGTGGAAGCCCTTTAATTCAAATTGAAAATCTGAAAAAGCACTATCCAGTGAATAAAGGTTTTAAGGATATTTTTAATAAAGAGAAAAAGTTTGTAAAGGCCATCGACGGGGTTGATCTGACCATCGATAAAGGAGAAATTCTAGGACTGGCCGGCGAAAGTGGCTCTGGAAAAACCACCACTGGCGAAATTCTGGTAAGACTTCAGGACGCAACGGATGGTACAATTACCATTGATGGTCATCCATTGAATAGTAAAGACAAACAGGCACAAAAAAGTTTTCGGAAAGAAGTGCAGATGATCTTTCAGGATCCTTATGAAACATTAAACCCTCGTTTCGATGTGTTTGAAACCATTGCCGAACCGTTGCGGATCCATGGGTTAAAAGATAAGAAGATGCTTTATGAAAAAGTGATGGAGGTTCTTGAAATTGCCGAACTGAAACCAGCCGCCCATTATGTTCACCGGTATCCTCACGAGCTGTCCGGTGGTCAGCGGCAACGGGTAGCCATTGCCAGAGGGATTGTGGTAGAGCCGAAGGTCTTGGTTGCTGATGAGCCGGTTTCGATGCTGGATGTTTCCATTCGGGCGGATATTCTTAATCTCTTAAAGGATCTTCGGAAAAAAATGGGTCTTACCATGCTGTATGTATCCCATGATTTATCCACTATAAAATATCTTTGTGATCGTATTGCGATTATGTACCTTGGGAAAATCATGGAAATCGGGCCGGTGGATGAAGTAGTCAGGAATCCACAGCATCCTTATACTCAAGTATTATTATCCGCCGTACCGGTAGCTGATCCTACTTATGAAAAGAAACGTATTCTTATTGATGACGAAGCACCAGATCAAATCAATCTGCCGGAAGGCTGTCGCTTTGGACCACGTTGTCCCTATGTGAAAGAAGCGTGTAAAACCTGCAATCATGATTATACGGAAGTATCCCAGGGTCATCAGCATGCTTGCATTTTTGCCAAAGAAGAACAAATTAAAAACGAAGACCACTAAAAAGGGTGGTCATAAGAAAGGGAAAAGAGACGGCGAAAGCTGTCTTTTTTTTCTGGTATAATAGGGACGGTAATAGATTCTCGGATCAAGGGGATCATTACTTTGGTTGTTAGAAGAAAACGGGAGGCGAAAGCATGCGTTCTTGTGGTGGACAGGAAAAAACAGAAAGCATTCAATATATTGCAAATGCAGGAGTATTAGTGGAGCTAGGCGGTAAAAAAATCCTCATAGATGCCTTGACCAAATCTAAGGTACCTATGTTTAAAAGCACGCCGGAAGTCGTTTATCAGCAACTATTGAAACAAGAACCGCCTTACAATCCTATTGATTTTTTACTGGTGACGCATCAACACAGCGATCACTTTGATGCGGAACGGGTGCTTGCTTTTTTGAGAAGCAGCCAGAGGACCAAAATCGTTGCACCGGAAGAAGTCATTGCCTCCCTTAGGAAAGAGGCGCCAGACATTTCCACAGAAAGATTATATGGAATGAATCCTGCTTTGGGACAGAGTGAAACTATCTATTTAGAAGGGCTTCGCATAAAGGGGATGGCCATGCAGCATGAGGGGGAGAGGGAGATAGAGATCCTTCACTTAGCCTATCTGATAGATGGAGGAAAAAAGGTGATGCATTTAGGTGATGCGGCACCACGGCAAGAGAATTTTCACCTTTTTCGGCTAAAAGAAGAAGCGGTGGATGTGTTGCTAGCCAACTTCCCCTATGCTGGTATTCCTAAAGCAAGGCAATTAGTTCGGGAGTTTATTGCCCCAAAAAAAATGGCCGCTATTCATTTGCCAGATCCAGATAAAGACAGGTGGGGATGGA
This region of Tindallia magadiensis genomic DNA includes:
- a CDS encoding ABC transporter permease — its product is MLTYFLRRLLVMLLMIFLVATMIFCLFRTMPGNPTAFVVDPSIPPEARQQLEERYGLDGSLWDQYKVFISDLVRLDFGNSFFYNRPAIDIIKEKLAATLILMLTAMVFAYTIGVFGGAWMAWRRGSRLESLGITVSLIFRSAPTFWVGLMMILLFSVKLGWFPAQGMRTAGTGGGTFAEMFLSLDFLKHLILPSLVAGLYFVATPMLIMRNSMLEVMSEDYIEMARAKGTKERNILYRHAARNALLPVVTAGALFIGSSIGGQVLIEVVFSWPGLGREIVTAVTRHDYPLAQGCFIIISAMVMFMNLVADMLYAWLDPRISYK
- a CDS encoding ABC transporter permease, which codes for MNVAALEKKGNSKSVFRLFIKNLRRDKLALVGVVLLIFFLTVAAFADVIAPHGPRDRHYDDEGSIRRLEPPSRAHPFGTTDVGRDIFSQVVLGTKTALMVGLLAALLVTVIGSVVGIIAGYYGGWVDTMIMRVVDFFYAIPFIPFVIVLSAVMRPSIWNVILAVSMLSWRTVARLVRSQVLSIAKRPYIKAGRVAGASDLRLMFKYILPNVVPLILLEMAFMVNWAIAAEASIAFLGFGDPAVPSWGQILHIVFSTGNSRVAWWWITAPGVAIVLLLLSIFFLARALEEVVDPRLRRR
- a CDS encoding ABC transporter ATP-binding protein, with amino-acid sequence MALLDVRNVSIEYTTEDGVLKAVEDVSFSLEVGESVGLVGESGCGKTTLAKSVMRLLSKNGRISEGQMMFKGEDLVTKSEEEIRKLRLKEIAMVAQSAMNALNPVYTVGDQLIEGIQIHTDMSREQARERAIEVFKMVGLEAKRLKSYPHQMSGGMKQRAIIAMALTLNPSLIIADEPTTALDVVVQDRILQQVIEIQKKINSSMILITHDISVVSETCETIIVMYGGKVMEKASTKAFFTKPVHPYSLGLNNAFPSIHEIGEELISIPGSPPNLMQKQVGCRFRARCPFRTEICMEEQPPLEEVAPNHFSACHHNKEVERFREESQKRETWEKVRERIIEEIRRDVS
- a CDS encoding ABC transporter ATP-binding protein, giving the protein MSGSPLIQIENLKKHYPVNKGFKDIFNKEKKFVKAIDGVDLTIDKGEILGLAGESGSGKTTTGEILVRLQDATDGTITIDGHPLNSKDKQAQKSFRKEVQMIFQDPYETLNPRFDVFETIAEPLRIHGLKDKKMLYEKVMEVLEIAELKPAAHYVHRYPHELSGGQRQRVAIARGIVVEPKVLVADEPVSMLDVSIRADILNLLKDLRKKMGLTMLYVSHDLSTIKYLCDRIAIMYLGKIMEIGPVDEVVRNPQHPYTQVLLSAVPVADPTYEKKRILIDDEAPDQINLPEGCRFGPRCPYVKEACKTCNHDYTEVSQGHQHACIFAKEEQIKNEDH
- a CDS encoding MBL fold metallo-hydrolase; the protein is MRSCGGQEKTESIQYIANAGVLVELGGKKILIDALTKSKVPMFKSTPEVVYQQLLKQEPPYNPIDFLLVTHQHSDHFDAERVLAFLRSSQRTKIVAPEEVIASLRKEAPDISTERLYGMNPALGQSETIYLEGLRIKGMAMQHEGEREIEILHLAYLIDGGKKVMHLGDAAPRQENFHLFRLKEEAVDVLLANFPYAGIPKARQLVREFIAPKKMAAIHLPDPDKDRWGWIKATQKSYQRSKEDFVKTVFLKETGDRIEI